Proteins from a single region of Deltaproteobacteria bacterium:
- a CDS encoding TIGR00266 family protein, which produces MTQWYLSFDGQQEGPFDLTQAQTRARMNPGGFAWREGFAQWVPIAHIAELSQTAPAVMAPPPPVSRGTDEIDFKIVGHEMQFVEVELDPGESAVAEAGAMMYKDASIQMEAVFGDGSGGGGGSFMDKLLGAGKRLVTGESLFMTVFTHAGQGKAHVAFGAPYPGNIIPLSLTTVNGTLICQKDCFLAAAKGVSIGIHFQRKILTGLFGGEGFIMQRLDGDGQVFLHAGGTVVERVLAPGEVLHVDTGCLVAMEQTVEFDIQQAGNIKTALFGGEGLFFARVAGPGRVWLQSLPFSRLAGRMLQSASGASSKDEGSVLGPLGSLLGGDR; this is translated from the coding sequence ATGACACAATGGTATTTGAGTTTTGACGGCCAGCAGGAAGGCCCGTTTGATTTGACCCAGGCCCAGACCAGGGCGCGGATGAACCCAGGCGGATTCGCCTGGCGCGAGGGGTTCGCGCAGTGGGTGCCCATCGCCCATATTGCCGAATTGTCCCAGACCGCGCCGGCGGTCATGGCGCCGCCCCCGCCGGTCAGCCGGGGAACGGACGAAATCGACTTCAAGATCGTCGGTCATGAGATGCAGTTCGTGGAAGTGGAACTCGATCCGGGCGAAAGCGCCGTGGCCGAGGCCGGAGCCATGATGTACAAGGACGCCTCCATCCAGATGGAGGCCGTGTTCGGCGACGGCTCCGGTGGTGGAGGCGGCTCCTTCATGGACAAGCTGCTGGGCGCGGGCAAGCGGCTTGTCACCGGCGAAAGCCTGTTCATGACCGTGTTCACCCATGCCGGTCAGGGCAAGGCCCATGTCGCCTTTGGCGCGCCCTATCCGGGCAATATCATTCCCCTGTCCCTGACCACGGTGAACGGCACGCTCATCTGCCAGAAGGATTGCTTTTTGGCCGCGGCCAAGGGCGTGTCCATCGGCATCCATTTCCAGCGCAAGATCCTGACCGGACTTTTCGGTGGCGAGGGTTTTATCATGCAGCGCCTGGACGGCGACGGGCAGGTTTTTCTGCACGCCGGCGGCACGGTGGTGGAGCGGGTCCTTGCTCCGGGCGAAGTGCTGCACGTGGACACCGGATGTCTCGTGGCCATGGAGCAGACCGTGGAGTTCGACATCCAGCAGGCCGGCAACATCAAGACCGCGCTTTTTGGCGGCGAGGGCTTGTTCTTTGCCCGCGTGGCCGGTCCGGGCCGGGTCTGGCTGCAGTCCTTGCCGTTTTCGCGCCTGGCCGGCCGCATGCTGCAATCGGCCTCGGGCGCCAGCTCCAAGGACGAGGGCTCGGTCCTCGGGCCGCTCGGCTCGCTTCTGGGCGGCGACCGCTAG